In the genome of Siniperca chuatsi isolate FFG_IHB_CAS linkage group LG17, ASM2008510v1, whole genome shotgun sequence, one region contains:
- the LOC122864658 gene encoding C3a anaphylatoxin chemotactic receptor-like isoform X2 gives MSLNASLHIPNTSKNDQATIVDIDAIMDNVSIVLYTLTVVLGITGNSMVIWVAGFKLKYNTKHSHAILLFSFLFIPFPCFLVPPLFFSSFLLPPQPKVTNVWLVNLAIADLIFCFTRVFSLTKKLFFDHWPFGIFLCKFNGFFKYANMFCSVFLLAVISLDRVLCVWQPVFTRRRRTLWAARVVAFCVWTTAIVFSTPYFIHRQVYLKNNLSKCSVDPKEKGGNSSTKLALYSIRFLCGFMLPFMVILICYILAGLGIRRTRLSGKSRPLRILAALVVAFFLCWAPYHCLLLVKMVNSKNPVVKIWHPVASGIAYFNSCVNPLLYFCMGLDMRGRFRQSLAGVYKRALADDEDGQTTQSNDRSMDDSTGSKHTTVVVAGRSQTSVEVAKV, from the exons ATGTCTCTCAATGCCTCTCTTCACATCCCCAACACTTCTAAGAATGACCAGGCAACAATTGTGGACATTGACGCCATCATGGACAACGTCTCCATCGTCCTCTACACACTGACCGTTGTGCTCGGCATCACAGGGAACTCCATGGTGATCTGGGTGGCCGGATTCAAACTCAAG TACAATACTAAACATTCCCATGCAattctcctcttttccttcttATTTATCCCCTTTCCTTGTTTTCTCGTcccccctcttttcttttcttctttccttcttcctcctcagccaAAGGTCACCAACGTGTGGCTGGTGAATCTGGCGATAGCGGACCTGATCTTCTGCTTCACACGAGTCTTCTCCCTCACTAAGAAGCTCTTCTTCGACCACTGGCCCTTCGGCATCTTCCTCTGCAAGTTCAATGGCTTCTTCAAATATGCCAACATGTtctgctctgtctttctgttggCTGTGATCAGTTTGGACCGAGTGCTCTGCGTCTGGCAGCCTGTCTTCACGAGGCGACGACGCACCCTGTGGGCCGCGAGGGTGGTGGCTTTCTGCGTCTGGACCACTGCGATCGTCTTCAGCACTCCGTACTTCATCCACCGCCAAGTCTACCTGAAGAACAACCTGAGTAAGTGCTCTGTGGACCCGAAGGAGAAGGGGGGGAACAGCAGCACTAAACTTGCTCTCTACTCCATCCGCTTTCTGTGTGGCTTCATGTTGCCTTTCATGGTCATCCTCATCTGTTACATCCTGGCTGGACTTGGCATCCGACGCACCCGCTTGTCAGGGAAGTCCCGCCCTCTACGTATATTAGCAGCATTAGTCGTCGCATTCTTCCTGTGCTGGGCACCATACCACTGCCTCCTGCTGGTGAAGATGGTGAACAGTAAGAACCCAGTGGTGAAGATCTGGCACCCTGTGGCGTCGGGCATCGCCTACTTTAACAGCTGTGTGAACCCGCTGTTGTACTTCTGCATGGGGCTGGACATGAGGGGACGGTTCAGGCAGAGTCTGGCGGGGGTGTACAAGAGAGCTCTGGCGGACGACGAGGACGGACAGACGACCCAGTCCAACGACCGCTCTATGGACGACAGCACTGGGTCGAAACACACCACTGTTGTGGTGGCAGGAAGGAGTCAGACTTCAGTGGAAGTAGCTAAAGTTTGA
- the LOC122864658 gene encoding formyl peptide receptor 2-like isoform X1: MAAPASGIFWLHFVQWEEVETRRPSLCQSTRETSLQGDGDADSVAKQRHTMSLNASLHIPNTSKNDQATIVDIDAIMDNVSIVLYTLTVVLGITGNSMVIWVAGFKLKPKVTNVWLVNLAIADLIFCFTRVFSLTKKLFFDHWPFGIFLCKFNGFFKYANMFCSVFLLAVISLDRVLCVWQPVFTRRRRTLWAARVVAFCVWTTAIVFSTPYFIHRQVYLKNNLSKCSVDPKEKGGNSSTKLALYSIRFLCGFMLPFMVILICYILAGLGIRRTRLSGKSRPLRILAALVVAFFLCWAPYHCLLLVKMVNSKNPVVKIWHPVASGIAYFNSCVNPLLYFCMGLDMRGRFRQSLAGVYKRALADDEDGQTTQSNDRSMDDSTGSKHTTVVVAGRSQTSVEVAKV; the protein is encoded by the exons atggcagctcccgcatccgggatattttggcttcattttgtacagtgggaggaagtggagacgcgtcgtccatctttatgtCAGTCTACAAGAGAGACAAGTCTACAAGGAGACGGTGACGCTGACAGTGTTGCCAAGCAACG aCACACAATGTCTCTCAATGCCTCTCTTCACATCCCCAACACTTCTAAGAATGACCAGGCAACAATTGTGGACATTGACGCCATCATGGACAACGTCTCCATCGTCCTCTACACACTGACCGTTGTGCTCGGCATCACAGGGAACTCCATGGTGATCTGGGTGGCCGGATTCAAACTCAAG ccaAAGGTCACCAACGTGTGGCTGGTGAATCTGGCGATAGCGGACCTGATCTTCTGCTTCACACGAGTCTTCTCCCTCACTAAGAAGCTCTTCTTCGACCACTGGCCCTTCGGCATCTTCCTCTGCAAGTTCAATGGCTTCTTCAAATATGCCAACATGTtctgctctgtctttctgttggCTGTGATCAGTTTGGACCGAGTGCTCTGCGTCTGGCAGCCTGTCTTCACGAGGCGACGACGCACCCTGTGGGCCGCGAGGGTGGTGGCTTTCTGCGTCTGGACCACTGCGATCGTCTTCAGCACTCCGTACTTCATCCACCGCCAAGTCTACCTGAAGAACAACCTGAGTAAGTGCTCTGTGGACCCGAAGGAGAAGGGGGGGAACAGCAGCACTAAACTTGCTCTCTACTCCATCCGCTTTCTGTGTGGCTTCATGTTGCCTTTCATGGTCATCCTCATCTGTTACATCCTGGCTGGACTTGGCATCCGACGCACCCGCTTGTCAGGGAAGTCCCGCCCTCTACGTATATTAGCAGCATTAGTCGTCGCATTCTTCCTGTGCTGGGCACCATACCACTGCCTCCTGCTGGTGAAGATGGTGAACAGTAAGAACCCAGTGGTGAAGATCTGGCACCCTGTGGCGTCGGGCATCGCCTACTTTAACAGCTGTGTGAACCCGCTGTTGTACTTCTGCATGGGGCTGGACATGAGGGGACGGTTCAGGCAGAGTCTGGCGGGGGTGTACAAGAGAGCTCTGGCGGACGACGAGGACGGACAGACGACCCAGTCCAACGACCGCTCTATGGACGACAGCACTGGGTCGAAACACACCACTGTTGTGGTGGCAGGAAGGAGTCAGACTTCAGTGGAAGTAGCTAAAGTTTGA
- the LOC122864838 gene encoding chitin synthase chs-1-like, protein MDEDRRLPKRPWDSCREVPVIEDEQTPWKMIKLLKIVSLSVVAVIVFGLALCSKTSFLLLVTLSNEGTKTLPAEQKPVALLCIGCSLIASSVLLLQKSIWKACYKSSKLPAKKTVALVLFFEFMVALGAAILTIVAMPHLDIVTNVTILNSVAVLSALLQVVTQCTAKERNRFLVPSITAFILILLGYVLFLFLYITKDPTNSKMAIWVGLAVGGSFLVSFNWWENYLRLISENSSSVFLKELCRDVTKCQNLLHILSSLLRIAVTACVLGAYVPLAKMDWDVVTSIQRRETRIIAITIGVQLISSALCHWFALAACKMHALRRCFILPLYLASLAVMVLLIVPVIVYYQDYRTSLNGTATINFTGYCNVVVDGRNHSLNGSVFPHLVLDVTHTLCFLDMSKITDIGILTGSAVSWWLGLVLATFHLWHISLYRIQRTQDLFIRRLYEGGFLEQSLLLNTRFDIQTTDRPKQLNPPDPVKVFLCATMWHETYDEMMKIIISIFRLDKYRPRKEEQETSDVTFEGHIYFDDAFRDVPGSRERQVNEYAEMLVDILREVYSIFLNMDRGLFKKQHQVPDQKIVRTPYGGRVVVTMPHGNSLVVHFKDKKLIRHKKRWSQIMYLYYLLGWKVATKYFRRWGKGKDEAELKREFQKEKHNTYLLALDGDTDFQPAAVMLLIDRLKMYPLVGAACGRIHPTGSGPMVWYQKFEYAVGHWLHKTAEHVFGCVLCSPGCFSLFRAAALMDDNVMKKYTIKASKARHHIQYDQGEDRWLCTLLLKQGWRVEYNAASDAYTNAPEEFKEFYNQRRRWGPSTMANIVDLLGSSTMISKRNLSMSKPYMFYQLFSLASSILAPSTVVLMIAGSLTVLGDIHPNAALVLAAIPPAIFLGISFKIKSDTQIRIAAGMSIMYAFTMMISALVIIGNMVKDKTILTPGSIFIIGIACFYFFTALMHPQEVGLVCFGLLYILCIPSAYLLLAIYSMVNMNNVSWGTRETAPAAGAAKPAATLQQTKAQKAKSAFAQFFRQAKCCGKPCWRGRAEELIVSQENLTVEATEPEPQPQNTIVEEVRKPEEEQRQEEPAFTCPNQCWVTQLQSLSDDMRLQEDTLDQDEEQFFRDLTARYLEPLPEDKKKQKKMADELKELRNKISFVYFIFNALWLVATFTLQLLESTVFIQVPKVDSNLQYTGQYIYIDPLGFMFILSFALLVLIQFLAMLYHRICTLIHYVAFLDTESKSEKQEQQQVTDDEVDDSDDLFPNLLNRSYGHGTPV, encoded by the exons GTTCTGTTCTTTGAGTTCATGGTGGCTCTGGGTGCAGCGATTCTCACAATCGTGGCAATGCCACACTTGGACATCGTGACCAACGTGACGATCCTGAACAGTGTCGCCGTCCTCTCTGCGCTCCTACAGGTGGTCACTCAGTGCACTGCCAAAGAAAGGAACCGTTTCCTGGTGCCATCCATCACTGCCTTCATCCTCATTTTGCTCGGTTACGTCCTGTTCCTCTTCTTATACATCACGAAAGATCCCACTAATTCCAAGATGGCCATTTGGGTGGGTCTAGCTGTTGGTGGGTCCTTCTTGGTGTCTTTCAACTGGTGGGAGAACTACTTGAGACTGATCAGCGAGAACAGTAGCTCCGTCTTCCTCAAAGAGCTGTGCAGAGATGTGACAAAGTGCCAGAATTTGCTGCACATCCTCTCCAGCCTGCTCAGGATCGCGGTGACCGCCTGTGTGCTCGGAGCCTACGTCCCTCTGGCCAAAATGGACTGGGACGTAGTGACCTCCATCCAGAGGCGGGAGACAAGGATTATAGCCATCACCATTGGGGTCCAGCTGATCTCCTCTGCACTCTGCCACTGGTTTGCTCTTGCGGCCTGCAAGATGCACGCCCTTCGACGATGCTTCATCTTGCCTTTGTACCTGGCCTCTCTGGCTGTCATGGTTCTGCTCATCGTCCCCGTTATCGTTTACTATCAGGACTACAGAACAAGTCTGAACGGGACTGCAACCATCAACTTCACAGGCTACTGCAATGTAGTTGTAGATGGAAGAAACCACAGCTTGAACGGCAGTGTGTTCCCACATCTGGTTTTGGATGTTACACACACTCTGTGCTTCCTGGACATGTCCAAGATAACTGACATTGGCATACTGACAG GTTCAGCAGTGTCCTGGTGGCTCGGTCTTGTGTTGGCCACTTTCCACCTCTGGCACATCAGTCTGTATCGCATCCAGAGGACTCAGGACCTGTTCATCAGGAGGCTGTATGAGGGAGGATTTTTAGAGCAGTCACTGCTTCTAAACACTCGATTTGACATCCAGACGACTGACAGGCCAAAGCA ATTAAATCCACCAGACCCGGTGAAAGTGTTCCTTTGTGCGACCATGTGGCATGAAACCTACGACGAGATGATGAAGATAATTATTTCAATATTTCG ACTGGACAAGTACAGGCCAAGGAAGGAAGAACAAGAAACAAGTGATGTAACATTCGAGGGCCACATCTACTTTGACGATGCCTTCAGAGATGTTCCTGGTAGTCGGGAGCGCCAAGTCAACGAATATGCAGAGATGCTTGTGGACATTCTCAGAGAAGTTTACag TATCTTCTTAAACATGGATAGAGGCCTCTTCAAAAAGCAGCATCAGGTCCCTGATCAGAAGATCGTGAGGACGCCGTATGGAGGGCGTGTGGTGGTCACCATGCCTCATGGAAACAGTCTGGTGGTTCACTTCAAGGACAAGAAACTCATCCGCCACAAGAAGAGATGGTCTCAG ATCATGTACTTGTACTATCTCCTGGGCTGGAAAGTTGCGACCAAGTATTTCAGAAGGTGGGGGAAAGGAAAGGATGAGGCTGAGCTGAAAAGAGAGTTTCAG AAAGAGAAGCACAACACCTACCTCCTGGCTTTAGATGGGGACACAGACTTCCAGCCGGCTGCCGTGATGTTGCTCATCGACCGTCTGAAAATGTATCCGCTTGTCGGGGCAGCATGTGGCAGGATTCACCCCACTGGATCAG GTCCCATGGTGTGGTACCAGAAGTTTGAATACGCAGTGGGCCACTGGCTTCACAAGACTGCAGAGCATGTGTTCGGCTGCGTGCTGTGCAGCCCGGGCTGCTTCAGTCTGTTCAGAGCAGCGGCGCTGATGGATGACAATGTGATGAAAAAATACACCATCAAGGCCTCGAAGGCTCGACACCATATCCAGTATGACCAAG GTGAGGACCGCTGGCTGTGTACTCTGCTGCTGAAGCAGGGCTGGAGAGTGGAGTACAACGCAGCATCTGACGCCTACACCAATGCCCCGGAGGAGTTTAAAGAGTTTTACAACCAG CGTCGCCGATGGGGACCGTCCACCATGGCCAACATTGTGGACTTGCTGGGCTCTAGCACCATGATTTCCAAGAGGAACCTGTCCATGTCCAAACCCTACATGTTCTACCAGCTCTTCAGCTTGGCCTCATCCATACTGGCACCTTCCACTGTCGTCCTTATGATTGCAG GCAGTTTGACTGTGTTGGGTGACATCCACCCCAACGCTGCTTTGGTCCTGGCTGCGATACCTCCTGCTATCTTCCTCGGAATCAGCTTCAAGATCAAGTCAGACACTCAGATTCGTATTGCAGCAGGCATGAGCATCATGTACGCCTTCACCATGATGATATCAGCACTTGTCATAATAG GCAACATGGTGAAGGACAAAACCATCTTGACTCCCGGCAGCATCTTCATCATCGGCATTGCTTGCTTTTACTTCTTTACTGCACTCATGCATCCTCAGGAGGTTGGCCTGGTGTGCTTCGGCTTGCTTTACATCCTCTGCATTCCAAGCGCCTATCTGCTGCTGGCTATTTACTCCATGGTCAACATGAACAACGTGTCCTGGGGAACCAGAGAGACAGCGCCTGCTGCCGGAGCTGCCAAACCTGCAGCCACCCTCCAACAAACCAAAGCCCAGAAAG CCAAAAGCGCATTTGCACAGTTCTTCAGGCAGGCCAAATGCTGCGGAAAACCCTGTTGGAGAGGCAGGGCAGAAGAGCTCATTGTCAGCCAGGAGAACCTGACCGTGGAGGCAACAGAGCCTGAACCTCAACCCCAAAACACTATTGTGGAGGAAGTGAGAAAGcctgaggaggagcagag GCAAGAGGAGCCTGCTTTCACCTGCCCTAACCAGT GCTGGGTCACACAACTGCAGAGTTTGTCTGATGACATGCGGCTGCAGGAGGACACACTCGACCAG GACGAGGAGCAGTTCTTCAGAGACCTGACAGCCAGATACCTGGAGCCTCTGCCTGAGgacaaaaagaagcagaaaaaaatggctGATGAACTCAAGGAGTTGAGAAACAAA ATTAGCTTCGTCTACTTCATTTTCAATGCCCTCTGGCTCGTAGCGACCTTCACTCTCCAGCTCTTAGAGTCGACCGTCTTCATCCAGGTGCCAAAGGTCGACAGTAACCTGCAGTACACTGGACAGTACATATACATCGACCCTCTGGGCTTCATGTTCATCCTATCCTTCGCCTTGCTGGTTCTCATCCAGTTCTTAGCCATGCTTTACCACAG aaTATGCACCCTGATCCATTATGTGGCCTTTCTGGATACAGAGTCCAAGTCTGAAAAGCAAGAACAGCAACAG GTCACGGATGATGAAGTCGATGACAGCGACGATTTGTTTCCAAATCTGCTCAACAGAAGCTACGGCCATGGGACTCCGGTGTAA